From the Maioricimonas rarisocia genome, one window contains:
- a CDS encoding alginate export family protein: MPCSRCCEALDAERPVPGGPLRYNEDWSLLRNPENRQGEWWERFKYIPVDDSAETYLTLGNEVRARYEWLGDPNWGEQETDSGGYFWFRTLPTADLHVGDHLRLFGEFIVAPSAGVDPEPTGLDDDVADVLQAFAEIRCSDSTIIRGGRRVLNIGSGRLVSTRYGVNTLQAFDMAEVFLGDEKASLFVLYGRPVDAEVGSFNDDWSRARQGWTVYWTRDLVDAGLASRGTWFLDVYYMGFENTQAVYDQGVGTEQRQTVAGRLHGNRDRWRWDHELFVQFGRFADSEIRAWSLATLFGYTFEDLPLRPELSLQFNTISGDRDQNDGELNTFNPLFPKLKYFGESGVLAPYNLFDLHPGVAFQLSDDVRVSGSVQCLWRYSTDDGVYGAGGRLLRSGRDSDARYVATQYEIVLETRLTDNWRCNAFFAMLPAGQFVRETGESSTIHFVGVESILAY; this comes from the coding sequence GTGCCTTGTTCCAGATGTTGTGAGGCCCTCGACGCCGAGCGGCCTGTTCCCGGGGGCCCGCTCCGCTACAACGAAGACTGGTCGCTGCTCCGCAATCCCGAGAATCGCCAGGGGGAGTGGTGGGAACGATTCAAGTACATTCCAGTCGACGATTCAGCGGAAACATACCTGACCCTCGGAAACGAGGTACGCGCTCGGTACGAATGGCTGGGAGATCCGAACTGGGGCGAGCAGGAAACGGATAGCGGGGGCTACTTCTGGTTTCGCACGTTGCCTACCGCCGACCTGCATGTTGGTGATCACCTCAGACTGTTCGGGGAATTCATCGTCGCACCTTCAGCGGGCGTCGATCCCGAGCCGACCGGCCTGGATGACGACGTCGCGGACGTCCTGCAGGCATTCGCGGAGATCCGCTGCAGTGACTCAACGATAATTCGCGGCGGGCGCCGTGTTCTGAACATCGGTTCAGGTCGCCTGGTGTCAACGCGATACGGGGTCAACACGCTGCAGGCCTTCGACATGGCGGAAGTGTTTCTGGGAGACGAGAAGGCATCGCTCTTTGTCCTCTACGGTCGTCCGGTCGACGCGGAGGTCGGCAGCTTCAACGATGACTGGAGTCGCGCGCGGCAGGGTTGGACCGTCTACTGGACACGAGACCTCGTCGACGCGGGCCTGGCGAGCCGCGGAACGTGGTTCCTCGACGTGTACTACATGGGATTCGAAAACACGCAGGCCGTCTATGACCAGGGAGTGGGGACGGAGCAACGGCAGACGGTCGCTGGCAGACTCCATGGCAATCGCGACCGGTGGAGGTGGGATCACGAACTGTTCGTACAGTTCGGACGTTTTGCCGATTCGGAGATCCGGGCGTGGTCGCTGGCGACACTGTTCGGATACACGTTCGAAGACCTTCCGCTCAGGCCCGAACTCTCGCTGCAGTTCAACACGATCAGCGGCGATCGGGATCAGAACGACGGAGAGTTGAATACTTTCAATCCGTTGTTCCCGAAGCTGAAGTACTTCGGCGAGAGTGGCGTGCTCGCCCCGTACAACCTTTTCGACCTCCACCCGGGCGTCGCGTTTCAACTGTCAGACGATGTTCGTGTCAGCGGCTCTGTGCAGTGTCTCTGGCGGTATAGCACCGATGATGGAGTGTATGGTGCCGGAGGACGCCTCCTGCGCTCCGGACGCGACAGTGATGCCCGCTACGTGGCGACGCAGTACGAGATTGTTCTCGAGACCAGACTGACTGATAACTGGCGCTGCAATGCATTCTTTGCAATGCTTCCCGCCGGGCAGTTTGTTCGTGAAACGGGGGAGTCGTCGACCATCCACTTCGTGGGGGTCGAAAGCATTCTCGCCTACTGA
- a CDS encoding hydrolase, whose amino-acid sequence MASEPIRDPSKDDLLTPENSALIIIDYQPVQVNSIASMDRQLLVNNIVGVAKIGLAYGLPIVHSTVNVKTGLNQPPIVQLRRVLKEVPTYDRTSINSWEDVEFVEAVKETGRKKLIMTALWTEACLTFPALDAIREGYEVYVVVDAVGGTSEAAHEAALRRIEQAGGKMISWAQMLCELQRDWARKETVPAMMNLFIEIGGTAGLQFASELLED is encoded by the coding sequence ATGGCCAGTGAACCGATTCGGGATCCGAGTAAGGATGACCTGCTGACGCCGGAGAATTCGGCGCTCATCATCATCGACTATCAACCGGTTCAGGTGAACTCGATTGCCTCGATGGACCGGCAACTGCTGGTCAACAACATTGTTGGCGTCGCAAAGATCGGGCTCGCCTACGGCCTGCCGATCGTTCATTCGACCGTCAACGTGAAGACGGGTTTGAATCAGCCTCCCATTGTCCAGCTTCGCCGCGTCCTGAAGGAAGTTCCGACATACGACCGGACGTCGATCAATTCGTGGGAAGATGTCGAGTTCGTCGAAGCGGTCAAGGAGACCGGCCGCAAGAAACTCATCATGACAGCGCTGTGGACCGAGGCTTGCCTCACGTTCCCTGCACTGGACGCCATCAGGGAAGGTTATGAGGTGTACGTGGTCGTCGATGCCGTCGGAGGAACTTCCGAGGCAGCCCACGAGGCGGCCCTGCGTCGGATCGAGCAGGCGGGTGGCAAGATGATCAGCTGGGCTCAGATGCTGTGCGAACTTCAGCGTGACTGGGCGCGCAAAGAAACGGTCCCGGCGATGATGAATCTGTTCATCGAGATTGGAGGCACCGCCGGCCTTCAATTCGCAAGCGAACTTCTCGAAGACTAA
- a CDS encoding YceI family protein: MARILFLAALVIVPTLSGVGQARGAEEYQIDPQHTSVTFKISHLGIAWVHGRFNEVEGNVKLDTDDPSNSTFEVRIPVSSIDTKVKKRDDHLRSADFFDVKKYPELTFKSTKVRRKEKGLEVTGDVTLHGVTKPLTFDLTGGEKAEFPDGVHRVGYSTSFVLKRSDFGMTTMLGPVGDEVHAEISFEAIRK; the protein is encoded by the coding sequence GTGGCCCGCATTCTCTTTCTCGCTGCCCTTGTGATCGTGCCCACGCTGAGTGGAGTCGGGCAGGCCCGCGGCGCTGAGGAGTATCAGATCGATCCGCAGCACACGAGCGTGACGTTCAAGATTTCGCATCTGGGCATCGCCTGGGTGCATGGTCGTTTCAATGAGGTCGAAGGCAACGTCAAACTGGACACCGATGATCCATCAAACTCGACTTTCGAAGTGAGGATCCCCGTCAGCAGTATCGACACGAAGGTCAAGAAGCGGGACGACCACTTGCGATCCGCCGACTTCTTCGATGTCAAGAAGTATCCCGAGCTCACCTTCAAAAGCACGAAAGTCCGGCGGAAAGAAAAGGGGCTGGAGGTGACTGGCGATGTCACTCTCCATGGCGTGACGAAGCCGTTGACATTCGACCTGACCGGCGGGGAGAAAGCAGAGTTCCCGGACGGTGTGCACCGCGTTGGCTACAGCACGTCCTTCGTGTTGAAGCGTAGCGACTTCGGGATGACGACGATGCTTGGCCCGGTCGGCGACGAAGTACATGCCGAAATCAGCTTTGAGGCGATCAGGAAGTGA
- a CDS encoding sugar O-acetyltransferase: MTSEWDKMLAGELYDPLAPELVQARERARDLCQDLNATRERDQDRRRTILCELLGSGGDSVQVQPPFYCDYGSNIHLGTNVYFNFNCVVLDVCEVRVGDFTLFGPAVQIYTATHPMDAQLRRTQESGRPITIGRDVWVGGGAIICPGVTIGDETVIGAGSVVTRNVPDGVFAAGNPCRVIRPIGDGERG, encoded by the coding sequence ATGACCTCCGAATGGGACAAGATGCTCGCCGGCGAGCTGTACGACCCGCTGGCCCCGGAACTGGTTCAGGCGCGCGAGCGGGCCCGCGACCTGTGCCAGGATCTCAACGCCACACGCGAGCGCGATCAGGACCGGCGACGTACGATCCTGTGCGAGCTGCTCGGCAGCGGGGGCGACTCGGTCCAGGTGCAGCCGCCGTTCTACTGCGATTACGGCAGCAACATCCATCTCGGCACCAACGTCTACTTCAATTTCAACTGTGTCGTCCTCGACGTCTGCGAAGTACGTGTGGGCGATTTCACCCTGTTCGGACCGGCGGTGCAGATCTACACCGCCACGCACCCGATGGATGCCCAGCTCCGCCGCACGCAGGAGTCCGGCAGGCCGATCACGATCGGCCGGGACGTGTGGGTGGGAGGCGGAGCGATCATCTGCCCGGGCGTGACGATCGGGGACGAGACGGTGATCGGTGCCGGCAGCGTGGTGACGCGCAATGTCCCGGATGGGGTCTTTGCCGCGGGCAATCCCTGCCGGGTGATCCGTCCGATCGGGGATGGGGAGCGTGGGTGA
- a CDS encoding Ig-like domain-containing protein, translating into MFIPKRILTAVLGLILVGCGSEAKDLPDLGSVSGVVKIDGEPTEDVIVTFAPVSGGRSSTGITDSSGYYELNFNSTTSGAIIGQHNVFISSNVEHDPNDPEAPMVPPAGNVPRDYQRIEKQAEVKAGDNEIDLSYP; encoded by the coding sequence ATGTTCATCCCGAAACGTATTCTCACGGCCGTTCTCGGCCTGATCCTCGTCGGCTGCGGCAGCGAGGCCAAAGACCTCCCCGACCTTGGCAGTGTCAGCGGCGTCGTGAAGATTGACGGAGAGCCGACAGAAGACGTCATTGTCACGTTCGCCCCTGTCAGCGGCGGACGGTCCTCAACCGGCATCACCGACAGCAGCGGCTACTACGAGCTCAATTTCAACTCGACGACGTCCGGCGCGATCATCGGCCAGCACAACGTGTTCATCTCGAGCAACGTCGAACACGACCCGAACGATCCAGAAGCCCCGATGGTTCCTCCGGCCGGCAACGTGCCTCGCGACTACCAGCGGATCGAGAAGCAGGCCGAGGTCAAAGCCGGCGACAACGAGATCGATCTGAGTTATCCGTAG